From a region of the Triticum aestivum cultivar Chinese Spring chromosome 7D, IWGSC CS RefSeq v2.1, whole genome shotgun sequence genome:
- the LOC123171565 gene encoding cytochrome P450 84A1-like codes for MAAFAKIAMECLHDPLIWLLLASVALVILQRRRLKLNPPPLPPGPKPLPIIGNLMMADQLTHRGLAALAKQYGGLLHLRLGSLRVFAVSTPEYAREVLQAQDSDFWYRPASIAVRYLTYGCSDMAFARDGPYWRQMRKLCVTKLFSRRRAETWLAVRDGYGELARAVGRSSGEAVNLGELIFKHTVSIIFRAAFGVRDVQGLDEFIPMFKEFSKLLEAFHVGDFFPWLSWMGRRGFDRRLRTVRGALGTFVDKIIDEHVRRGKNPDDADADMVDGLLALLADANQASGEDDLRFTRDNVRAMMMDMLFGGPDTVGFTIEWAMAEMMHCPDILLRLQQELVDIVGLDRTVDESDLGKLPFLKCVIKETLRMHPPIPIHLHGNTKDCVLGGYSVPRGSRVFINAWAINRDGEAWKDPNAFRPSRFMPDGEATGLDLKGGCYELLSFGSGRRSCPAQGLGQHAVEFAIAQLVHGFNWKLPGDMKPTELDMSDMNGVTVSRATRLYAVPTPRLNCPL; via the exons ATGGCGGCCTTTGCAAAGATCGCCATGGAGTGCCTGCACGATCCCCTCATCTGGCTACTTCTTGCGTCGGTGGCCTTGGTCATCCTGCAAAGACGGCGGCTGAAACTGAACCCGCCGCCGCTCCCTCCAGGCCCCAAGCCGCTACCGATCATCGGCAACCTGATGATGGCGGACCAGCTGACCCACCGTGGCCTGGCGGCGCTGGCCAAGCAGTACGGCGGGTTGCTGCACCTCCGCCTGGGCTCGCTCCGCGTCTTCGCGGTGTCCACCCCGGAGTACGCGCGCGAGGTGCTCCAGGCGCAGGACAGCGACTTCTGGTACCGCCCAGCCTCCATCGCCGTCCGCTACCTCACCTACGGCTGCTCCGACATGGCGTTCGCGCGCGACGGGCCCTACTGGCGCCAGATGCGCAAGCTGTGCGTCACCAAGCTCTTCAGCCGCCGGCGCGCCGAGACCTGGCTGGCCGTGCGCGACGGGTACGGGGAGCTCGCCCGGGCCGTCGGCAGGTCCAGCGGCGAGGCCGTGAACCTCGGCGAGCTCATCTTCAAGCACACCGTTAGCATCATCTTCCGGGCCGCCTTCGGCGTGCGCGACGTCCAAGGACTGGACGAGTTCATCCCCATGTTCAAGGAGTTCTCCAAGCTCTTAGAGGCGTTCCACGTCGGTGACTTCTTCCCTTGGCTAAGCTGGATGGGCCGGCGGGGCTTCGACCGGCGCCTTCGCACCGTGCGCGGCGCTCTAGGAACGTTTGTGGACAAGATCATTGACGAGCACGTGAGGAGGGGCAAGaaccccgacgacgccgacgctgACATGGTAGACGGCCTACTCGCGCTCCTCGCTGATGCCAACCAAGCCAGCGGGGAGGACGACCTCCGCTTCACCCGCGACAACGTTAGGGCCATGATGATG GACATGTTGTTTGGCGGGCCGGACACGGTGGGGTTCACCATTGAGTGGGCGATGGCAGAGATGATGCATTGCCCTGACATCCTTCTGCGGCTGCAGCAGGAGCTCGTCGACATTGTGGGGCTTGATCGGACTGTTGACGAATCGGACCTTGGCAAGCTCCCCTTCCTCAAGTGTGTCATCAAGGAGACGCTCCGAATGCACCCACCGATCCCGATTCACCTCCACGGGAACACCAAAGATTGCGTCCTCGGTGGCTACTCCGTGCCCAGGGGCTCCCGTGTCTTTATCAACGCGTGGGCGATCAACCGCGACGGCGAGGCGTGGAAGGACCCTAACGCGTTCCGGCCATCGAGGTTCATGCCAGATGGGGAAGCCACCGGGCTGGATCTCAAGGGCGGCTGCTACGAGCTATTGTCGTTCGGTTCGGGGCGGCGCTCGTGCCCAGCACAGGGGCTTGGCCAGCACGCCGTGGAGTTTGCCATCGCGCAGCTTGTGCATGGGTTCAACTGGAAGCTACCCGGTGACATGAAACCAACGGAGCTCGACATGAGCGACATGAACGGTGTCACTGTGTCCCGCGCCACACGACTCTATGCAGTTCCCACACCCCGGCTCAATTGTCCTTTGTAA